CTTGACTTGGTTTCGGATGGAGGCGTGTAGGAGGTCCAGATGGTTCAGGAGGACCACGCCTCGCTATGCAAGTCCTGCCAGACCCGATTCGAGTACACGGACCAGCAAGCTGCCAACGGAGGACGACACATGGCTACCGCCCAAACAAAGACCTCCCGACAACCCCCTGCCGGGCACCAATTTATCGAGGGTACTCTCAGCAGACCCTTGCTCCGATTTGACCTAACCAGCGAACTCGACCAACTGCACCGTGATGAATCATGGGCGCAGGCCGCTGGACGAAGTTCCAAGACCCTTGTAAAGCATCCGGATCTCCGCATTGTTCTGATCGCGATGAAAGCAAACACTCGCATGCACGAGCACTCAGCGGCAGCGAGAATCTCCGTGCACACGCTCAGCGGCCACATCCGGCTCCATTTACCAGAGCAGGTCGTGGAACTCCCTGTCGGGCACCTGCTCGCTCTCGATGAGTGCATGCCTCACGACGTGGAGGCAGCCGAGGACAGCGGCTTCCTGCTCACGCTATCGTGGCCGCCGGAAACAAAGATTGAGGAATCCAAGACGGACCGGAAGAAGACGATTCGCCAGAAAGGGAAATAGCCGGAAGTCGCGCGTAAGATTCCTGCCCGCCTTCCTGGGGGTTCTTCCGCTCACCACGAGCAAGCCTTCTCGGGCAGTGCGACGGAGGGACGCGCTCATGGTTAAGGTAACCCTACGAGATGCCCGATGAAGCCACTTTCGTTGCGCGTTCTGCGGTTATTCGGAGAAATGGGGATGGACCGACTGGACCTGCATGTGCTATTCGAGGCGGCGGGCAACGAACCGTCCGAACGGCAGCGCGTGCTCGACGCCATCGATGAATTGACCCGCGAAGGTATGCTGGATGCGTGCGGTGGGGACTTCTACGCGCTGACGGAAAAAGGTAAGGGGCAATCGCTCAGTCTTAAGTAGCGGAGTTTGGGCCCGTTTCGAAGAAAAGACCTGTGGAGCCGGTGGAGAAGCCGGGTTGCGAATCGGGATAGAGTTCGGCGTGCTGTGGGAACCCAGACGATCAAACGAAATAATCGCGGCGGCTGAGGCGGCCAAAGATGAGTTCACAGCATTCACAAAGTAAGCGTGAATTGCCTATCGCGGAAGTGGTCCGCTTGATAGACCTCGTGAATTACCAAGAAGGAGCCGTTGTTAGCCGGACGCTCATCAACCGTGCGACAGGAACAGTCACGCTTTTCGCTTTCGATGAGGGCCAGGGCCTAAGTGAGCATACAGCCCCTTTTGACGCCTTGGCGCATTTGTTAGAGGGCGAAGCGGAAATTGTAGTTTCGGGCAAGCCGCTACCAACGCAGGCAGGCGAAGCGGTTCTCATGCCAGCACATCAACCTCACTCTTTGAAGGCTCTCACCAAGTTCAAAATGCTGCTGACGATGATCCGTTCATGACCCCAGAAGAAGAGGCAACACGGAAGTATCTATGGAAATGCCGGACAAACTCTCACCTTGGTGGAAGCATTCAGTCATTCTGACTGTCGTTGCTGGGTTCTCAATTCTGATCTGGCTCGCGACGAAGAGCTATCATGATGCGCCCCCCATCCCGGAAAAGGTTTTGTCTCCCGTGGGTGAAACTGTTTTCACTGCTCAAGATGTGCTCAAAGGGCAGCAGGTTTTTCTGAAGTACGGCCTGATGGAAAACGGAACGATTTGGGGCCACGGTGCTTATCTAGGGCCGGATTTCTCCGCCGAATACCTTCACACATTGGCCGACGACACCCAACATTTGCTGGCCCGCCAGCACTACCACAGGGAGATGATCGAGCTGACGCCGGAAGA
The window above is part of the Terriglobia bacterium genome. Proteins encoded here:
- a CDS encoding cupin domain-containing protein; this encodes MSSQHSQSKRELPIAEVVRLIDLVNYQEGAVVSRTLINRATGTVTLFAFDEGQGLSEHTAPFDALAHLLEGEAEIVVSGKPLPTQAGEAVLMPAHQPHSLKALTKFKMLLTMIRS